The region taaaaagtctgtTGGGAAGGCAACACGTATGTCGTTGCCACTTTCCAAtaacttcctttttcttcttttaatagTTGGCAAAAATATCGTGACATTTCTAATTTAAAtctttttattacaagtttttctttataattcacaataatgactatatatattgaaaactACACTTATTCTCTTCAACCTATCACCTTATTTGCGTGTCcgctttaaagtttaaaaagttgtaataCCTCCTTCTCACCCCCTCGGCCCCTCCAAACTATCTAGCATTTTCACCTAAGTACCAccgttaagttttttttttttttttgttggttaatttagaagtcaaatgcATCACGTGATATGCATGTGACGTAAAATACTTTACTGTACCCCAATGAGATGTGTGACCCCGGCCAAGCGGTGGGTCTAATggaatatatagatatatatgttatttttatttttatagatacgGAATATATTTTGATAACATTGTAAACATAAAATTTCAATGAGGTATAATAGACAAGGAATAAGCGGTGGAAGGAGATGGAggggatttatttttttgaaaaatgctagaggtaCTTACAATCctttacaaagagaagtttacaaactgatgtggcgTCCTACATAgaataaatgttaaaatacaaaaatgtccTTCTCCCATGCAGTCCCCGTTCCAGACCCGTTCTCCCCTCCAGTCGCCGGCCCGTTGAACCCATACACCGTCGGAAATCCAACACACCGGCCAACCCGTAGATACGGTTGAACCCAGATTCACCGGCAAGAACGGAGAACGGTCAGCGAGGACGAAGCAAGAGAATAGCGACAGGGgtgggtttccggccggatctgggttCGGGAATGGACGCTCAATGCTTGGCCGGAACTGGGTACTGGAATTGACGCTCAATGCTCGGCCGGAACTGGGTACGGGAATGGACGATCGATTATCAGCCGGATCTGGGTTTGTGAAGGCTGGATCTTTGGACGGATTTGGGTTTTCGGCCGGACCAACGAAACCCACGCCAGTGTGTGTGGGTTTCCGGCTGGATCTCTGGCCAAAAACCCATACACACCGGCGCGGGTTTGTTGGATCTCAAATCTGGCCAGTGTGCTTTTCTGTTATGGCtcctttttcttgattttcttggCGATGAACATGGGCTGTTAGGATCTGGGTCGGGAAACCGTCGGGAACTCAGGATCTGGGTTGGGAAATGTCAGGGTCTGGGTTGGGATTCCTGCGGCGATGTCGACGGTGGTCGGAGTCTGGGTTGGGATCCCTGTTGTGACGTTGCCAGTTTTctaatttgataaataaaacacCAACCCTACGTGGctaagttttttaattaataaaatgccaCTAGAtgccatgtcagtttgtaaacttCTGTTTGTAAGAGTTTGTAAGTACccttagcatttctcttttcttttcttttttttcaaagcaGAAAGTAGACGTTAGTACTATTTAAATGAAACTTTTAGTTCCTTTAAAAGACAATGAGGCCTGTTTTAAATATATGGCCATAAATCTTCACCATCCGTTTTTTAACAACAGATATcatgttcttttattttatagcaAATGTCGGATCCTGTTATAggacaaattaaataattaataaaaataaaatttgtagtGGAAAACTCTGACAAATTAAAAGGTTTCGACCTCATATTTATATTAGCAGCAAAAGACTCTAATCCTTCAACTCTATTAATACCTGCTAAAGactgcaaaaataaataaatgttccacagtagaagaaaaataaaaggtaagCCCACGCCATAGCAAATAAGATACCTTGGAATTGAACTCATTATGTGAGCTTAAAATTTagtgaaacaaaataaataaataagacctTTAATTTCTAAATGACATGAATTTTACAAAttcaattttagaaaatatgtTGTCTCTACAATTACATTAATGggagggttaaatatattttatccccccaaactactaccctttctccggatggccccccaaactaccaatgcttagattctggcccccaaactaccattttctgattttttggccccatccgtctatttatgctgTCAATTCTAACataaattggccaaaaacccaaaaatacccctcccttaaccgtgggaatttcaaagtgtaggaagGGTATTTTCgaatttctgtttaaaattgacatcataaatggacggatgagaccaaaaaattaaaaagtggtagtttggggggccagaatctaagcattggtagtttggggggccatccgaaaaaatggtggtagttcggggggctaaaatatatttatcccttaaTGGGAAAAACAATGAGTTTGTAGTTAGAACAAAGCGTAATCATAACGACAATAGATTTcattatttaaaatacaaaacatgcaATTGAGACCTTACTACTATGATATATAGGCAATAGTCTTAACTTTCTTTCACATGGTCTATTTGAGTCATTAACCACTTCTTGATAGGGTTTACGAGTTTCTAAGGACCTCTAGTACAATAAtatggtgacacgtgtcactattattaataaaatataaatatataaaaaatataaataaataaaacttaaaaaattatttttaaaaaaaaaattgggaaaggaaaggggtggctgccttTGGGATGGACTGCCGACTGGCCACCCCCGGCTActgagggtggccgcgcgccaccctaAAGGTGGCCCGGGGCGGCGCGTGGCAACTCCCCTGGGCCAGGCGGTGGCTGTAGGCCACCCCTAAAGGAACCTAGGGTGGCCAAGGGTGGCGCGTAACCACCCCTAGGAGTTCTGGGTAGCCTGGTGTGGCTGCGCACCAACCCCGAcccctgggggtggctgcccaaccAGCAGCCACCCTTTTTATTttcccattttttgtttttttttttttaaaaaaaaaaataatttttttaagttttgtttatttatattttttattaggaCTGCCActtgtcaccatcttattggtgctGCATGACGCCTAAtaaaatctgtcaaaatttttaactgaATTTGACTACtgtgagcgatttgtaaattaggcaaACCACATGaatttctgaattaattttgatacgactgtgagtgatttataatttaggttaATTATAAGGactaataatataatttttccttttagaaaCGATTCTATATATCTTTTAGCAACAAATGTCAAttgtcactattttttttttttcaattttttttttttttttttttatgaaaaagctAATGAAATATTAGCAACAACTTGTTGTCGtccttgcaatttttattttttattttttttaaaaaagaagtttATTGGGAATGACAACACGTATATGACGGTATGTCGTTGCCACTTTCCAataacttcatttttctttctttaataatTGGCAAAAATATCGTGACATTTCTAATTAAAAtctttttattacaagtttttctttataattcACAATAATGActatagtgtgtgtgtgtatatatatatatatattttatagatGATATGGAATATATTTTGATAACGTTGTAAACATAAAATTTCAATGAGGTATAATAGAGAGGGGTTAAGCGGTGGAAGGAGATGGagggaattttttattttttttcgaagcAGAAAGCAGATGTTAGTACTATTTAAATGAAACTTTTAGTTCCTTTAAAAGACGACgatttctattttaaatatatgGCAATCAATCTTGATCGTCTGTTTTTTAACAACAGATCATATcatgttcttttattttatagcaAATGTCGGATCATGTTATAggataaattaaataataaaaattgcaaaataaataaatgttccACAGGTGGAAGGAAAATAAAAGGGTAAGCCCACGACTTAGCAAGTAAGATACCTTGGAACCAAACTCATTAtgtaacactacaaaaaacagtgcatttagtggcgtgtctatAGTAAGCTACTGTTTGGCActtcactaattagtggcgtgttaaattttaacacctcactaaaataattagtggcgtgttaaaAATAAACGCcactaaattagtggcgtgttggcTTTAGCACGCCACAATATTGTGGCGCGTCTGACTGACACGCCACAAAAATTGTGGCGTGTCCACAGGACGCGCCACAAAATTGTGGCGTGCCAGTCAGACACGCCACAATATTGTGGCTTGCCAGTCAGACACGCCACAATATTGTGGCGTGTCAGAaattgacacgccactaattttcaTAGAACTGCGCAAAAACGCGTGGTTCTCCCTGTTTCTGCACGAAACCTCCCTTCCTctcactctactctctctctctctctccctctctctctgtctccctctcGTCTGAGCTATCGCCGGCCGCCGCATCCCACCGCCGATTAGGTATGCATctcctctgtctctctctctctctccctctcaataTATctctttagctctctctctctctctctctctctctctctctctctctagctctctctctctctctctctctcatttctagCTCTCCGCCCAGCCAGACGCCGGCCACCACCGACGCCACCCATTCCCGGCCGCCGCATCCCACCGCCGATCAGGTATGCATctcctctatctctctctccctctcaatatctctctttagctctctctctctttagctctctctctctctctctctctctctctctctctctctctctcatttctagCTCTCCGCCCAGCCAGACGCCGGCCACCACCGACGCCGCCCATTCCCGGCCGCCCAAGATCACCCCTGCCCAAGGTTAGTATTTTCGTGTTGGTGATTATGTGTTTAATGTTGcgtaattgatttttttttgaatgttttgttttcccttcaattattatttagtcgttttgttatttttcataaacTAAAGAATATTGAATTATTAGCATCGGAGTTCATATTCACTGTTATTTCTAAAGACATAtaaattttgttacaaattATACATAGATAAGATTAATCATATGTTCACATATACAAAAACATATTATAAACACTTTAAATTATTTACTTCAAAATTAAATGACTCGATCTTCATAAGTTTCAAAGTATATATAAATACTCTAAGCCAAATTATAAACATCAAAAACATATTTCAAGGGTGGACTTATAATCTTCACAttgtatgtaaaaaaaaaaaaaaaaaaaaaaaaaaaaaaaaaaaggctcactTCCATAATGTTTTATATGGTGGCTTGGGACTATAAAACAGCTAAAATGTTGTTGCAAGTGCATGATGCTATAAAACAGCTATGACATTGTAGCTAAGGAAAGAGTAGAGAAAGAGTGGTATAGACTACAGACCAATGAAACATTTTAAAACAGAACAAGACttttcttgagaaacaataAAACATTAGAGTTCACCATTCCATAAGAGATATTGTCGTTTATGAAGCCCAAACTCTGACCATGCCAACCATTTATGTCCTTTCCGGacaccaaatttgaagaaatggttgaaatatatatatatggtttagtaattttagaagtcttttatgtgtaatttttgtgtcccttaaaaaatgatatgatttttaaaaaatagtgttTGATCAAGAATAACAGCCGTTATTCCTCCATTTTTTCAAGGATTAAGATTTTCTACAACTTATTGTACTCAAGTTTTTCAAATCTTGACTTGGAATTCGTTGGTTGAAATTTTGTGATATTAGGTTATAACCAACTATCTGTTTTAACAACTCAGCAGTTATAATATGCTAAAATTTTAACATTTAAAGAAACCTAGTTAATTAATAGAGAATAGAATATTACtctaactttaaaaattaacatcTTAGCTCCCATAGTTGATAGTACCACCACGTGTGAAATTAGAAACTTCATCAGTATTTGTCATCAATATAGATGGAAAAAATGTCATGTGCTCCACACGCGACttcttttgcatattttttctaAAGTGCCCCTTCTTTTTaatgagaaaataaattaaaaaaaaaaaaaaaaattgttgttggaAAGTATATGTGCTTTCACACCGCGTTAGGTGAAACTACACTCAAAATGATGGTCGTCCCTTCAATTATTTCCCCCCGATCATGCCAATAAAACTTGTAAGACATTGtcttcatctttatttttccattGTATGAAGCTTTagccttaaaataaaataatatatccAGTAGAATAATCCCTGCTCtaaattattagaagaaaacATCTTAGTGTTCTTAAAACCTTACAACATTCTCAAGTCTATCTTTATATTATCACAAACAAACTGTTCCCTATCcttttttttatcttccatCATAATTTAAAATCTAAAAGCTGTCTGTAGTTGATCATGTTTAATATtaatgatgaaaaaaataatgaccTTCCTAATATGTTACTTGCTttattttgttactattttgtattgtacGTAGAGAAGAAAATGGACAAGACTTGGATGACAAAGTCTAGGGGTACGAGGGAATATAGAGATGGGTGTAGATCGTTTGTTGACTTCGTAGTTAGTAACTGTAGAATCCCCAATGGAAATATACATTGCCCTTGTAAGtcgtgtcgaaataaccagcgtcatcCGCCCGGCGTCGTACTTGCCCACTTGACAAGGGGTAAGGGAATGCTGACTACatacactacatggttttggcaCGGTGAGAAGCATGTTCAGGGTCCTGTTGCAGGTTCTTACTCGAATCGCCCGGCCGTAGATGCGGCTAGTGGAAGCACAGAACATAGCGGTGACATGCACTCAATGTTGCGTGATGCATTCGGCATGCACCAAGTTAAAGAAGACAATTGTGAGCCTGAGGTCGTGGTTCAGGGAGGTGAAGAAATTGGGGGGAATGAAGAATCAGCTGAAGGGAACACTCAGAAGTATTACGACAAGCTTAAAAAGTCGGAGAAGCCACTTCATGGGGGTACTAAACATAGCAAGCTGAGTGCTATTGTACATTTGTACAACTTAAAGTGTGTTGACGGAATTAGCAACAAGATTTTCTCGGATTTGCTTGATTTCATCATCCAGTTGCTGCCTGCATGTGATGACACTTTGCCAGCTAATAcatatgaggcgaaaaagtttctTAGTGACATGGGGCTTGGTTATGAGAAGATTCCTGCATGTCGTAataattgtatgttattctggaaggaCAATCAAGAATTAGAATCATGCATCAtctgtggagaatctaagtggaaggaTGAAATTCATTTGGATGAGGATGGTCAACCCATATCGTCGAGAAAGAAACGTCCGGTGAAAGTATTgtggtggtttccactcatccctcGGCTACAGAGGCTTTTTATGTCGGAACATACAGCGCCCCACATGAGATGGCATGTAGAAGGCCGCACTAAAGACGGGGTGCTGAGGCATCCAGCTGACGGTGAAGCATGAAAATCATTCGATCTCTTACATCCAGAATTTTCGGCCGACAATAGGAACGTTAGGCTTGGTCTAACCTCAGATGGAGACATGACGATGCATACGCCCAGGCACTCGGCAATAAGCCGGAGTACGCCGGCAgagttcggcaggttgggccaaaTGTTTGGCCTGTGCAGGGGTCCATACGCTCATACCATACACCATCACAGCCACGTTCACAAAATCAAGGGCAAGCCGTCTTTTCGCAAGAAATGTTTGcttctgagatggagagagtACTCGAGGCTGAGCGGGCACGACAAGCTTCTGAGATCGAGAGAGTACTTGAGGCTGAGCGGGCACGACACAAGTTACAAATGGATGAGGTGTTGGCAGCACAATCTCAGATTATGTCCCGTTTTAGCCAAATGGAGTCATTGTGGCACCAGTCAGCATCCATGCCCGGAGTCTCTCATGATAATGCAGTGCCAGACAAAAATTCTGCACATCGTATGAATGTATCATCTATTGATAGCAaatcaggtaataattaatggatTTCTTTTTCGTGGTATGATTACGTTTGTTTAAATTTACTTTGTTGAATGCTTAGGACTTGATATGATTTGATCATATTTTTTGTtaactatatttgttttatcattcgcAGATCCTACGGAAAATGCTGTGCATTTACCCGATCATGAAAACCTTGCTGACGATTGATATTGGGTAACAtttaagtttattttagttAGCAAATATGTACTTGCtttttttggaatgatttttttgtagtttagggtGAACATTACAAATGTCTTCATAGTTTAGGGTGGATGACTGCAATTAATCttatattattctatttaacctattaaaaatatgatagtCTTAGACCCTCATATTCTCTCTTTGTGGTAATGATCCTCTAACATACTTATATTGTAGGTTAATGTCAGTTTGTTTGTACTTAATGTTAGTTTGTTTCCTTAAGAAATAGGTTTTTATCTCTCTGAGCTTCATTTCTGTTATGGTCTTGACCTGAAAACCCTTCCTTATTGCATTGACTACATTATGATGATTAAGGGCAAGTTTCTATATGTTTGGTTATCTTAGTTTAAGGACCATAAGTTGATGATCAAAAGCATGCAAGTCTTTCCAAAAGCTCCATCACCAACTGTGACACATTTGATGACTTGCCATGCTCATTTTTTAACTCCGCTTCGTTTCCTTCACCCTCCTAGCAAGGTTTCGTCTCTGTATGTTTTACCTCCATTAGTAAAACATACAATTGTTTAAATCACCAGGTTATAGCTGTCAACTTCATTGCTACAATTGTTTGAATTGCAATTTTCGAATCAATTTAAGAGCTTTCTGACAAGTCAACAAGAAGCCCATGTTTGTGACAACAAAATTCTGGATTTTTATGACTTTTTTCATAGATTTCATATATCTAATTGTTCATGGCTAGATCGATGATAACTCTATGGTGTGCTAAGCTTCCTTAGAAAATAAGATCACTTCAAAGATGAAAGTAATACCATGCTTATGTAGTTAAAGTAATAACATCCAAAACAAATGAAGCTATTCTAATTAACCccatttattaatataaatttaattacacAAGGAATCAGATACTTACACAGTTGTTTGCTAGTTGCTGCATAATTGTAGAACCATGCAGCTTTCTTTGACGAAAGACATACTCTTTTGTATGTTTAAGCATTTGATTCCCATCTGGCTTCCACATAaagaatcaaaaaaattaagaagctAACttcaaaaaagaatcaaaagacCTGAAATGAAAGGGAATAATCTAAAGAGAACTGGGTTGGTATTTGATTACAAAGAGTTAAGAAAAGATGTCATGTACGTAACTGTCTAAACAATAGATCGAGTGTTGTATCATTTTCAAACCAATTAATGATATGTATTGAGCTGCATAAACAATAGAGTGTTGAGTCATTTTCAAACCAACTCTAGTGCTGTGATTCTAGTTGTCTTACTGAATAACGTCGTGCCCACTCCCACCTATATATTAGAGTAGTAAAGGCATCATTTGTTGCTGCTAATATCTATTGAAAGAATAGCTTCACCAAAGAAAGGCTATCACTAATCCGCTGTGTGTATTGCTAGTATTCACTTTATGCTACACTTGGTGCAGAGAAAATTTAAAGggaaaacttaaattttatttttattaaacgaAAATGATCCacattttcttctctattttattaaac is a window of Alnus glutinosa chromosome 4, dhAlnGlut1.1, whole genome shotgun sequence DNA encoding:
- the LOC133866267 gene encoding uncharacterized protein LOC133866267 translates to MDKTWMTKSRGTREYRDGCRSFVDFVVSNCRIPNGNIHCPCKSCRNNQRHPPGVVLAHLTRGKGMLTTYTTWFWHGEKHVQGPVAGSYSNRPAVDAASGSTEHSGDMHSMLRDAFGMHQVKEDNCEPEVVVQGGEEIGGNEESAEGNTQKYYDKLKKSEKPLHGGTKHSKLSAIVHLYNLKCVDGISNKIFSDLLDFIIQLLPACDDTLPANTYEAKKFLSDMGLGYEKIPACRNNCMLFWKDNQELESCIICGESKWKDEIHLDEDGQPISSRKKRPVKVLWWFPLIPRLQRLFMSEHTAPHMRWHVEGRTKDGVLRHPADGEA